TGGGGTTCCAGGTGGAAGCTGTCCACGGCCTTTAGGACAGGCACCAGGGCCTCCTTCTCCTCTATCTTGGGTACCTGGTGAAGAGGGACAAGGAGACCCTCTCAAACTCCAAGTGACAGCCTCAAGCTGCTCCCCTGGCACATTCAACCCACTTTGCCACCTATGGGATGCTTTGGGAATTAAAAGCTCACCCTGCAGTTTGCAAAACACTCGGGTTTATAAGCACTTTAGAATTAAAAACACTCTGAGGTTTATAGAAGACTCTGGGTTTGAAAACACATTTTGGAGGTTTCAGAAGCACTTTAGGATTAAGCATTCCCTGAGGTTTAGAAAGCAGTTTGAAATGTACGAAGCACTTTGGGATTAAAGAATCCTGACCACAGTTGCAACATGTGATCCTTGACAGAAGCCTGGATCAAACAGCAATCACATCAGCTCTTGTGGACAGCTTTTGGTCCAGCAGGGACGTCTCAACGTCTGCTCtgtccttgctactcaaagtgagGGTTGTGGACCAGCAGCGTCAGTATCACTTGGGAGCTTGCTAGACATGCAAATGAGCGGGCCCCACCccatccagacctactgaatcagagtctACATTTCAGTACGTTGAGGTTTGGGAAGCCCCATAGGAGATGGTTACAGGTTGAACTGTGTCTCCCCCACTctccaattcatatgttgaggtccATTAGGACCCTAGTAGCTCAGAATGTAatctcatttggaaatagggtcactaTGTAGTTTTCATTAGCTAAGATGAGATCATTAGAGTGGGCTCTAATCTAATAGGACTGGTGTTCTTAtgcaaaggggaaatttggacatagaaaAGCACATAGGGAGAACGCCATgcaaagatgaaggcagagatggagaTGATGCATCTACATGCCAAGGAACTCTAAAGAATtgtcagcaaaccaccagaagctagggaagatgcatggaacagattctccccaaCAGTCCTctgaaggaaccaaccctgctgacaccttgatcttggacatctagcctccagaaccgtgagacaatacatgtctgttgtttaagccacctaatcTGTGGGactttgttacggcagctctagcaaactaatacagaggtAATAGTCTGATATCAATGTCAAATGTCTTGGATGTAAAAATGGGACTGTGGTCATGCAGGCGAATGCATTATTCTTAGGAGATATCTGCTGAAGGATTTAGGGATGAAGTGTCATGATATCAATAATTTACTGTCATATGgttcaaaaatcaaaaagtaaaaagaaagtcagtgtggtaaaatgttaacaagtgGTGAATCTAGGCCCGTGGTTTTCAACCCAagtctggagacagttttggttgtcacaactggagcgGGTGTGGGTGCTACTtccatctagtgggtagaggcagggatgctgctaaacatcgtATAGGGCACGGGACAGCCccctacaacaaaaaattatccagccccaaatgccaaTGGTgatgttgagaaaccctgctctgtGGAAAAGTGGATACAGGTTTATGGTACTATTGTTTTTGCAACTTTCCTGTAGAtttgaaatctttaaaataaaaaactgggaGTGTGTGTGGGAGAACCATGTGGGTTTGCCAAGCACTTGAGTGTTCTTACAACATTTTAGGATCAAAAAAGTAAGCACTTTGTGATTAGAATCACTCTTAGAGGTTTACGAAGGTGAGATACACAAAGCATTTGGGGTTCATAAAGtacttaggaattattaaaaatcacattttgatGTTTACAAGGGAGAGATTTACCAAGCACTTTGGGATAGATTAGAAAATCCTTGGAGGTTTGCAGAGCACTTTGAGATCAAAACACACTTTGAGGTTTACGAGGGTGAATCTTACCAAACACTTGGAATGAAAAGCACTTTTTCTGGCTTACAAAACCCTCTGGGGTTGAAGCAAGCAAGGATGTACTCTTAGGTTGTAAACCTCATTTCTGAGAGCTGGTTAGTCCCTTttgacagatgacaaaactgaggcccagagagagggtgTCCAGCACAGAGGGAGTGGGAGAGtcaattcttcttttcctcctaaaCTACAGAAACTGTTTGGGCTTGGACACTTTGCTGGGGGCGTGTCCTAACCTTCCAGTCACCCTGCAAGCTCCCCTCTCCTGGCTCAATGGATGCCACCACCTTCTCAGAGATCAGCACCTCTCCTGTCTTCTTGTTGGTCACCTGTGAGGACCCGaaggagagtaagaaaaaaatgctttcctcctatgccCTCCTCCCTGACAGAtactgcagcatgagggatcttagggAGACTCCAGGAGGGACTTCCTGGCATAGGCACCTTGTCAATCTGGAGGTGGCTGGAGAGAGTGTTATTTCCCAGCCTGTGCTTCTGGTTCTCTTCTTGGTGATAGTTCCTAGGGAGACCCCGGAAGTCCATAGGAGCAGAGAAGAAGCTGTCCATGCTCCGCAGCAGGTcatcctggggctgggggaggaattGGTGAGCTGCTGGACCTCTGGACTCCCCAGGACATCTGTAGCCTTGGCAggatccccttctctctccatcctctgACCCTTAGGGCCTAACCAGGTCACCTCCTTTCCCCATCTGTCCCATTACTTTCCTATTCCTGCCCCCATCTgtcttctgtctctctgtcccatccctctctcctcctgtctgtctgtctctctgcctttctccctccctctcttcctattTCTCGGTCTCCCTGTTGCACGCTCTGTCCTTTGACTCCTCTTtctgtctatctttctatctGGCCGCGACCCATCTCCCACTCTGTCTCCCTGAACGCCTTCCATCCCTCAGTCACCATCTGCCCCTGTCCCTCTTCTCTGTACCTCTTCTGTTCCCCAACACACGGCAGCGCTTACTTTCAGGAAAAGCCGGGTGAAGGCTTGGAGTAGATTCTGGAGACCTAGAAAAGCCGAGGAGCTCTCCTGGGCGTCGCCATCGCGGATCGGGGCTGCAGTGGATGGGGGCACCGAGGCAGAGGGGAACAGCAGCAACAGGGCTAGCAGGTGCCACATTGCGGGCCGGGCCGGGAGGCTAAGGCAAGGGCATGGGTcagagcccccccgcccccccataaAGGCTCCGTCACCTAAGTGCCCACACCCCCACCCTAGGCAACAGCTCCTTCctatccctggcccaggaactcCGCACACCCTGCCCATTCCCCCCCCTCCTTATCTTCTGCTCCAACCCCCTCCATCCATCGTgtcaggcccctcccctcccctcccctcaggccCGGCTCTTCTGGGCTCTGCCTCACACAACAGATCTCGTTCCTCTCCCTCGCCCACATTCGTATCCAGATCTCGttcttcctcaccttctcccacaCCCCGccccttcttctgggacccgccTTTATACTAGACCACAGCCCGGTCACCGGACTCTCAGACTCTGGCCGTCCA
Above is a genomic segment from Kogia breviceps isolate mKogBre1 chromosome 18, mKogBre1 haplotype 1, whole genome shotgun sequence containing:
- the DKKL1 gene encoding dickkopf-like protein 1 isoform X1; amino-acid sequence: MWHLLALLLLFPSASVPPSTAAPIRDGDAQESSSAFLGLQNLLQAFTRLFLKPQDDLLRSMDSFFSAPMDFRGLPRNYHQEENQKHRLGNNTLSSHLQIDKVTNKKTGEVLISEKVVASIEPGEGSLQGDWKVPKIEEKEALVPVLKAVDSFHLEPHPRMAFWIMKLPRRRSHQHAQESGHWLSEKQHRLQAIRDGLREGTREDVLEEGTQSSSHARLPARKTHFLYILRPSQQ
- the DKKL1 gene encoding dickkopf-like protein 1 isoform X2, which produces MWHLLALLLLFPSASVPPSTAAPIRDGDAQESSSAFLGLQNLLQAFTRLFLKPQDDLLRSMDSFFSAPMDFRGLPRNYHQEENQKHRLGNNTLSSHLQIDKVPKIEEKEALVPVLKAVDSFHLEPHPRMAFWIMKLPRRRSHQHAQESGHWLSEKQHRLQAIRDGLREGTREDVLEEGTQSSSHARLPARKTHFLYILRPSQQ